One genomic segment of Bacteroidota bacterium includes these proteins:
- a CDS encoding cupin-like domain-containing protein encodes MINYDSPVPVVDASSISKQEFMDQYHKPQKPVVLRGLWKQYPAYEKWTMEYFKNAMGDHIVDLVSSSKADPSETIKVPHARMKFSEYLDLIEKEPTDLRLFLFPVFKYKPELLKDFGYPSIASGYIKLPFMFFGPKNSITRIHQDIDMSNVFLTQFNGRKRVVLFAPDQSKLLYRLPFNVHTTVDIDHPDYEKYPGLKYVKGSTAILEYGDTLYMPSGYWHHIEYLEGGFGLSVRTVGSTLALKAKGAYNLSIQRKFDDIMRKMFDKKWFAYKLALAKKRADKEIEKIDSGNNDSQQPKPAYN; translated from the coding sequence ATGATAAACTATGATTCACCTGTTCCTGTGGTGGACGCTTCGAGTATAAGCAAACAGGAATTTATGGACCAATATCACAAGCCTCAAAAACCGGTGGTTCTCCGTGGCTTATGGAAACAATATCCCGCTTATGAAAAGTGGACTATGGAATATTTTAAAAATGCCATGGGTGACCACATTGTTGATTTAGTAAGCAGTTCAAAAGCAGATCCCAGTGAAACTATTAAAGTCCCACATGCTCGCATGAAATTCAGCGAATATTTAGATTTAATAGAAAAGGAACCTACAGATTTGCGCTTGTTTTTATTTCCGGTGTTTAAATACAAACCCGAGCTATTAAAAGATTTTGGATATCCTTCCATTGCAAGTGGTTATATTAAATTGCCCTTTATGTTTTTCGGACCAAAAAATTCGATAACACGTATTCATCAGGATATAGATATGAGTAATGTATTCCTCACCCAATTTAACGGTAGAAAACGTGTGGTTCTTTTTGCACCCGATCAATCCAAATTATTATATCGTTTACCTTTTAATGTACATACCACGGTAGATATAGATCATCCGGATTACGAAAAATATCCCGGATTAAAATATGTGAAAGGCAGCACTGCAATTTTAGAATATGGCGATACGCTTTATATGCCCAGCGGTTATTGGCATCATATCGAATATCTGGAAGGTGGTTTTGGTTTAAGTGTGCGCACTGTTGGCTCTACCCTTGCCTTAAAAGCAAAAGGTGCATATAACCTTTCCATTCAAAGAAAATTTGATGATATCATGCGCAAGATGTTCGACAAAAAATGGTTTGCATATAAATTAGCATTAGCAAAGAAACGAGCAGATAAAGAAATAGAAAAAATTGATTCAGGTAACAACGACTCGCAGCAACCCAAACCTGCATACAATTAA
- a CDS encoding PD40 domain-containing protein, with the protein MLTSIEFAVDAVQHPVEFKPINLGPNVNSEYSEYFPSISADNSVMIFTRNIQEEVKLESGGTTIHLNEDFFITENINGVWSAALNMGKPINSKLNEGAQNISADGKWLFYTLCNSPEGFGSCDIYYSLKIGNEWTYPENAGRNINSGNWDSQPSVSADGKYLFYTSNRPGGLGGADIYISKMGEDGYWEKPVNAGPKINTPEDDKSPFIHPDGRTLYFSSSGHPGMGGSDLFFIKKDENGEWQTPVNLGYPINTSGDETTLSLSADGNTAYFASDRFDALGLLDLYSFNVPAPMRPEPVTYVKAIVKDARTKKTLKAEVQLMNLKTGKEVLTTFSDEKNGEFLVILPIGNEYGLFVQKQGYLFHSENFSLENVKQDEPYTLEIFLQPVSSGEIITLRNIFFNTASAELLPESETELNKAVELLQLNNNIKVRINGHTDNIGSESENLQLSIDRALAVEDYLIQAGIAKERLSHQGFGETKPVDSNETEDGRATNRRTELEIISL; encoded by the coding sequence TTGTTGACAAGTATTGAGTTTGCAGTGGATGCAGTGCAACATCCTGTTGAATTTAAACCAATCAATCTCGGACCGAATGTAAACAGCGAATACTCAGAATATTTCCCCAGTATTTCTGCTGATAATTCTGTTATGATTTTTACAAGAAACATTCAAGAAGAAGTTAAATTAGAAAGCGGTGGAACTACTATTCATTTAAATGAAGATTTTTTCATTACAGAAAATATCAATGGCGTTTGGTCTGCTGCCTTAAATATGGGTAAGCCAATTAATAGTAAATTAAATGAAGGTGCTCAAAACATTTCTGCTGATGGCAAATGGCTTTTTTATACCTTATGTAATAGCCCTGAAGGATTCGGCAGTTGTGATATTTATTACTCATTAAAAATTGGCAACGAATGGACTTATCCTGAAAATGCAGGACGAAATATAAATTCCGGAAATTGGGATTCACAACCCTCTGTTTCTGCCGATGGGAAATATTTATTTTATACCAGTAATCGTCCGGGAGGTTTAGGCGGCGCAGATATTTACATCAGCAAAATGGGTGAAGATGGTTATTGGGAAAAACCTGTGAATGCAGGTCCGAAAATAAATACCCCTGAAGATGATAAATCACCCTTTATTCATCCCGACGGACGCACATTATATTTTTCAAGCAGCGGACATCCGGGCATGGGTGGCAGTGATTTATTTTTTATTAAAAAAGATGAAAATGGCGAATGGCAAACACCTGTAAATCTTGGTTATCCTATAAATACTTCCGGCGATGAAACCACACTTAGTCTTTCAGCAGATGGAAACACTGCATACTTTGCCAGCGATAGATTTGATGCCTTGGGATTACTTGATTTATACAGCTTCAACGTACCTGCTCCTATGCGACCAGAGCCGGTAACTTATGTGAAAGCAATTGTAAAAGATGCCCGCACTAAAAAGACATTGAAAGCAGAAGTGCAGTTAATGAATTTGAAAACAGGTAAAGAAGTACTCACCACTTTTAGCGATGAAAAAAATGGAGAGTTTTTAGTTATTCTACCTATTGGAAATGAGTACGGATTGTTTGTTCAAAAGCAAGGCTATTTATTCCACTCAGAAAATTTCAGTTTGGAAAATGTAAAACAAGATGAACCCTATACACTCGAAATTTTTCTTCAACCTGTTTCTTCAGGAGAAATAATTACGCTGCGCAATATATTTTTTAATACCGCTTCTGCAGAGTTATTGCCGGAATCAGAAACTGAATTAAATAAAGCGGTTGAATTACTGCAATTAAATAACAATATTAAAGTGCGGATAAACGGACATACGGATAATATTGGAAGTGAGTCTGAAAACTTACAATTATCCATTGACAGAGCATTAGCGGTGGAAGATTATTTAATACAGGCAGGTATTGCAAAAGAAAGATTATCACATCAGGGATTCGGAGAAACAAAACCGGTTGATTCAAATGAAACTGAGGATGGCAGAGCAACTAACCGACGCACAGAATTAGAAATAATTAGTTTGTAA
- the secDF gene encoding protein translocase subunit SecDF, translating to MINNHELCRVKGLIRFFLIVLALVCIYQLSFTWVASNVESDAAAYAEQSVTADLTGEDRVEFISEKKREYLAKKANETVYNLGIAKYNYDEVKERALKLGLDLQGGMSVVLEVSKYDLVKSLSNNPKNPKLNEALEQARIESGKGNGDLIDLFVSIYEKANPGSQLVSLFSSRDNSEKLAATASNSDVKTFLKEEAEKGVNSTYTKLKERIDKFGVSQPYITLQESTGRIIVELPGVDNPKQVRKLLQSTANLQFWQTYTIQDLSANLTAANEALRSVMEENKDTFSDGSSIIDTTTVNTTAFTEDTATQTEVIAENSGDSNTLFGENTDTISDLDTTASQSGPLLNTVLLPPQSAGPVLGYVNVKDTAKLMEYLAMDVVVSTFPGDVRFMLSSGPIPTDKDLYELYAMKGKVDGNGPLLEGDVISNATQSFNPTNGSPEVSMTMKSDGAKAWRRITSENTGKFIAITLDNTVYSAPRVNEEIPNGRSVISGNFEVKDAQVLANILEVGKLPVPSRIVQEDIVGPSLGRQAISAGLISMIAGLVLVIFFMALYYSTAGLVSDIALFANIFFIFGILSSIGATLTLPGIAGLVLTMGMAVDANVIIYERIREELAKGKTMIKAIADGYSNSYSAIIDSQLTTLIIGIILSQFGVGPVKGFAVVLIIGILTSLFTSIFISRLILDNMVRKEKPIKYYTNFTKNAFKNVNFDFMGKRRIGYIFSLSITFIGLMFIFISGFDLGVDFKGGRTYTVKFDQPVDATEVRNHLFGTFDDKIQVKTFSGNDKLKITTSYKIEESFPETDSVVASTLYQNLTGFYSTDPSFSTWDAVYKESQMKVEPTIAQDIKKSAFIALGLALLAIFIYITIRFRRWQFALGGVMALLHDAVVVLSVFAIFKNIMPFTLEINEAFIAALLTVIGYSINDTVVVFDRIREYLRESKAGTIKEIFNLAINQTLSRTVITGGTTMLSILVLLLFGTENIQGFALAIFVGVAFGTYSSVFIASSLALELYGKKSHDKSADEVLRRK from the coding sequence ATTATAAATAATCACGAATTATGCAGGGTAAAAGGTTTAATCAGGTTCTTCCTGATTGTTCTCGCTTTAGTATGTATCTATCAACTATCATTCACCTGGGTTGCAAGCAATGTTGAAAGTGATGCAGCTGCTTATGCCGAGCAATCTGTAACTGCAGATTTAACTGGTGAAGACAGAGTAGAATTTATCTCAGAAAAGAAACGGGAATATCTGGCCAAAAAAGCCAATGAAACAGTATATAACCTCGGTATTGCAAAATATAATTATGATGAGGTAAAAGAAAGAGCTCTAAAACTTGGACTTGATCTACAAGGTGGAATGAGTGTAGTATTGGAAGTTTCCAAATACGACCTCGTTAAAAGCCTTTCCAATAATCCAAAAAATCCAAAGCTGAATGAGGCATTAGAACAAGCGAGAATTGAATCTGGAAAAGGTAATGGAGATTTGATAGATTTATTTGTTTCGATTTATGAGAAGGCAAATCCGGGATCTCAATTGGTTTCACTGTTTAGTAGCAGAGATAACTCCGAAAAACTTGCAGCTACCGCTTCCAACTCAGATGTAAAAACATTTCTAAAGGAAGAAGCCGAGAAAGGTGTTAACTCTACTTATACAAAACTCAAAGAACGAATTGATAAATTTGGTGTATCACAGCCTTATATTACTTTACAAGAAAGCACCGGAAGAATTATTGTTGAATTACCTGGAGTAGATAATCCTAAGCAAGTGAGAAAACTACTTCAATCAACTGCAAATCTTCAGTTTTGGCAAACATATACTATCCAGGATCTTTCTGCTAATCTTACCGCTGCCAATGAAGCGTTGAGAAGTGTAATGGAAGAGAACAAAGATACTTTTAGTGATGGGAGTTCTATAATAGATACAACTACAGTTAATACAACTGCATTTACTGAAGATACTGCTACGCAAACCGAAGTAATTGCAGAAAACTCCGGCGATTCTAATACACTGTTTGGTGAAAATACCGATACTATTTCTGATTTAGATACAACTGCTTCTCAATCCGGACCATTATTAAATACCGTTTTATTGCCACCCCAAAGTGCAGGCCCTGTTTTAGGATATGTAAATGTGAAAGATACTGCCAAATTGATGGAGTATCTCGCAATGGATGTTGTGGTAAGTACGTTTCCCGGAGATGTTAGGTTCATGCTAAGTTCCGGACCTATTCCTACAGATAAAGATCTGTATGAATTGTATGCTATGAAAGGAAAAGTGGATGGCAATGGCCCTCTGCTTGAAGGTGATGTAATTAGTAACGCAACTCAAAGTTTTAATCCAACTAACGGTTCGCCGGAAGTTTCCATGACTATGAAGAGCGATGGAGCTAAAGCATGGAGAAGAATAACCTCAGAAAATACAGGAAAGTTTATTGCAATTACTTTAGATAACACTGTGTATTCTGCTCCTAGAGTAAATGAAGAAATCCCTAACGGTCGTTCTGTTATCTCTGGAAATTTTGAAGTAAAAGATGCACAGGTATTAGCAAATATTTTAGAGGTAGGAAAGCTACCGGTGCCGAGTCGCATTGTACAGGAAGATATTGTAGGTCCTTCATTAGGTCGTCAGGCAATTAGTGCAGGTTTAATATCCATGATTGCAGGACTTGTGCTTGTGATTTTCTTTATGGCGTTATATTACAGTACTGCCGGATTAGTTTCTGACATTGCTTTATTCGCCAATATATTTTTCATATTTGGAATACTCTCATCTATTGGGGCTACATTAACACTACCTGGTATTGCCGGTCTTGTATTGACAATGGGTATGGCGGTGGATGCCAACGTTATTATATATGAACGTATTAGGGAGGAATTGGCAAAAGGTAAAACCATGATTAAAGCAATTGCCGATGGTTATTCCAATTCTTATTCAGCCATTATTGACTCGCAGCTAACAACTTTAATAATTGGTATTATCCTTTCTCAATTTGGTGTAGGACCAGTTAAAGGATTTGCAGTAGTCCTTATCATTGGTATTTTAACTTCATTATTTACTTCCATTTTTATTTCCAGATTGATTTTGGATAATATGGTTCGCAAAGAAAAACCAATTAAATACTATACGAATTTCACCAAGAATGCTTTTAAGAATGTAAATTTTGATTTCATGGGAAAACGACGTATTGGTTATATTTTCTCTTTGTCAATAACATTTATCGGATTGATGTTTATTTTCATTTCCGGATTTGATTTAGGTGTCGATTTTAAAGGCGGTAGAACTTACACAGTAAAATTCGATCAACCGGTTGATGCTACTGAAGTGAGAAATCATTTGTTCGGGACTTTTGATGATAAAATACAAGTGAAAACTTTCAGCGGAAATGATAAATTAAAAATTACAACGAGTTATAAAATTGAAGAATCATTTCCTGAAACTGATAGTGTAGTTGCTTCAACTCTTTACCAAAATCTTACTGGCTTTTATTCAACAGATCCAAGCTTCAGCACATGGGATGCAGTATATAAAGAAAGTCAAATGAAAGTGGAGCCAACCATTGCACAAGACATTAAGAAAAGTGCCTTTATTGCTTTAGGACTTGCACTTCTTGCTATTTTCATTTATATCACTATTCGATTCCGAAGGTGGCAATTTGCACTTGGCGGAGTAATGGCCTTATTGCACGATGCAGTAGTTGTACTCTCAGTATTTGCCATCTTTAAAAATATAATGCCGTTTACTCTGGAAATTAATGAAGCATTTATTGCGGCCTTGTTAACTGTTATCGGTTACTCAATTAACGACACTGTGGTAGTTTTCGACAGAATTCGTGAATACCTTAGAGAATCAAAAGCAGGTACTATTAAAGAGATATTTAACCTTGCAATTAATCAAACACTAAGTCGTACTGTAATTACAGGTGGTACAACAATGCTGTCCATTTTAGTGTTACTATTATTTGGAACAGAAAATATACAAGGATTTGCATTAGCAATCTTTGTAGGAGTTGCCTTCGGTACATATTCATCTGTATTTATTGCATCTTCTTTAGCACTTGAATTATATGGTAAAAAATCGCATGATAAATCAGCAGATGAAGTGTTGCGTAGAAAATAA
- a CDS encoding tetratricopeptide repeat protein, translated as MKRFTIITALLFSSSLIFAQNTATDWFNSAYEKYTKADYVGAVADYTECIALAPEDAAAYFNRGLANYYGGKFVAAVEDFDKVTKINTGDYEAYYYKGYTLVDLNKLEEAVQAYTSAIYYNTDYVEAYLERGFTRYSLGRYTEALEDFNTTIRLDDSENDAYYNRGLCYQKLGDPAKAAIDF; from the coding sequence ATGAAACGTTTTACAATTATTACAGCTTTGCTTTTTAGTTCTTCTCTGATTTTTGCCCAAAATACAGCAACCGATTGGTTTAACTCTGCCTATGAAAAATATACAAAAGCAGATTATGTGGGTGCCGTTGCGGATTATACGGAATGCATTGCTTTAGCACCTGAGGATGCAGCTGCATATTTCAATAGAGGACTTGCCAATTACTACGGAGGGAAATTTGTCGCAGCAGTTGAAGACTTTGACAAGGTTACTAAAATCAATACCGGAGATTATGAGGCTTATTATTATAAAGGATATACGCTAGTTGATTTGAATAAGCTGGAGGAGGCTGTTCAGGCATACACAAGCGCTATATATTACAATACAGATTATGTAGAAGCTTATCTTGAAAGAGGTTTTACAAGATATTCACTTGGAAGATATACTGAAGCACTTGAAGATTTTAACACCACAATTCGCTTGGACGATTCTGAGAATGATGCATATTACAACCGTGGGCTTTGCTATCAAAAATTAGGCGATCCGGCAAAAGCAGCAATTGATTTTTAA
- a CDS encoding tetratricopeptide repeat protein, which yields MIFKKCTEINANDEDAWFNLGFNQVDLKKYEDAIASYTKVLELHPEASDAYYNRGLAYYYLYDDENACSDWKRAIDLGDTDAQQDYDNICKK from the coding sequence TTGATTTTTAAAAAATGTACGGAGATAAATGCGAATGATGAAGATGCATGGTTCAACCTTGGTTTTAATCAGGTAGATTTAAAAAAGTATGAAGATGCAATTGCTTCTTACACAAAAGTTTTGGAATTGCATCCGGAAGCTAGTGATGCATATTATAATAGAGGCCTTGCTTACTATTATTTATATGATGATGAAAATGCATGTTCAGATTGGAAACGTGCCATTGATTTGGGAGATACAGATGCTCAGCAGGATTACGACAATATTTGTAAAAAGTAA
- a CDS encoding T9SS type A sorting domain-containing protein: MKFVLAFVGILLLVENSSAQVAPDFTITDINGVEHNLYERLNSEHTVIINFFFLGCTPCEYYLPDLKQLNIEYGAAAGGGLEIWVISKQDESAELAAFNLENDYPFYFFGVDGGGYDVVQAFEIIYDTLFYPNYTVVCPDASTTFDIWPVTDGIWEIESVMLQCNYDVAIESVSNSDFKIYPNPASTMIQFEGENFDKIRISELNGRILFETESSINQIAIENLEPGMYLFSGFKNNQQIITSLFMKK, encoded by the coding sequence ATGAAATTTGTACTCGCATTCGTTGGTATTCTTTTATTAGTAGAAAATAGCAGTGCGCAAGTGGCACCTGATTTTACCATAACTGATATAAATGGAGTAGAACACAATTTATATGAAAGACTCAATTCTGAACACACAGTAATTATCAATTTCTTTTTTTTGGGATGTACACCTTGTGAATATTATTTACCGGATTTGAAGCAGTTGAATATTGAATATGGTGCAGCTGCAGGAGGTGGCTTGGAAATCTGGGTAATTAGTAAACAAGATGAATCTGCAGAACTTGCTGCATTTAATCTAGAAAATGATTACCCTTTTTATTTTTTTGGTGTAGATGGTGGAGGTTATGATGTGGTGCAAGCCTTTGAAATAATTTACGATACTCTATTTTATCCCAATTACACAGTGGTTTGTCCTGATGCAAGCACCACCTTTGATATTTGGCCCGTTACCGATGGTATTTGGGAAATAGAATCCGTCATGTTGCAGTGTAATTATGATGTTGCAATAGAATCTGTTTCAAATTCCGATTTTAAGATTTACCCTAATCCTGCAAGTACAATGATTCAGTTTGAGGGGGAAAATTTTGATAAGATTCGCATTTCAGAATTAAATGGAAGGATTTTATTTGAAACTGAATCCTCAATAAATCAAATTGCAATTGAAAATCTGGAACCGGGAATGTATTTGTTTTCAGGATTTAAAAATAATCAGCAAATTATTACTTCACTCTTTATGAAAAAATAA
- a CDS encoding T9SS type A sorting domain-containing protein, whose amino-acid sequence MRSRLLLLITALAYLPFSGIAQQIPNGDMEDWLPLVIGTGEKPVGWDSPDVIGAALGLADRVVEKETASVQSGSAAAKLTTKTLVATGLPPLTIPGTLVIGTIVFDPLTLEAGVIGGMAISEVADALVGYYKYFPAPGDTMSIGVQLFQDGTIVGGGEFNDATEKSTYTMFEVPIATAGTPDSMQVILLSSGSFAGAIAGSILYIDNMTLTGLSSIDFLAGSGLKPNIYPNPAYDVINILNPLDYNVEMEVYNISGSKVDYTTLTPEMNAINVSNYASGLYMFRLMNNGEQIFAGKFKVSK is encoded by the coding sequence ATGAGAAGTCGTTTACTATTATTAATTACTGCATTAGCATATTTACCATTTTCCGGAATTGCACAGCAAATTCCAAATGGAGATATGGAAGACTGGTTACCACTTGTAATCGGTACCGGCGAAAAACCTGTGGGTTGGGATAGCCCGGATGTTATTGGAGCTGCACTTGGTTTAGCTGACCGTGTGGTTGAAAAAGAAACCGCTTCGGTTCAGTCAGGTTCTGCTGCTGCAAAACTTACTACCAAAACATTAGTAGCTACCGGTTTGCCACCACTTACTATTCCAGGCACTTTAGTTATTGGAACAATTGTATTTGATCCATTAACCTTAGAAGCCGGTGTTATTGGCGGAATGGCAATTTCTGAAGTTGCAGATGCATTGGTTGGATATTATAAATATTTTCCAGCGCCAGGAGATACGATGAGTATTGGAGTTCAATTATTTCAAGACGGAACAATAGTTGGTGGCGGCGAGTTTAACGATGCCACAGAAAAATCAACTTATACGATGTTTGAAGTGCCAATTGCAACAGCGGGCACACCTGATTCTATGCAGGTTATTCTTTTATCATCAGGCAGTTTTGCAGGTGCTATTGCGGGAAGTATCTTATATATAGATAATATGACCCTTACCGGTTTATCATCCATTGATTTTCTTGCAGGTAGTGGTTTAAAACCGAATATTTATCCAAATCCGGCTTATGATGTAATCAACATTTTAAATCCACTTGATTATAATGTTGAGATGGAAGTGTATAACATCAGCGGATCTAAAGTTGACTATACTACTCTAACTCCTGAAATGAATGCAATTAACGTGAGTAATTATGCTTCAGGATTATATATGTTTCGCTTAATGAATAACGGCGAACAAATTTTTGCAGGCAAATTCAAAGTGTCTAAATAA
- a CDS encoding peroxiredoxin: protein MKVNVNDVAPKFSLYSSEKELINLEDFKGQKVLLLFFPQAFTGVCTKEMCATRDGLGAYEDLDAKVLAISVDSVNTLAKFKEVEKLNFSLLSDFNKEVIEMYGCVHETFNPGMKGVAKRSEFVIDREGIVRYANVKDSPADFPDFDKIKEVLKSID, encoded by the coding sequence ATGAAAGTAAATGTAAATGATGTTGCTCCAAAATTCTCCTTGTATTCCAGTGAGAAAGAGTTAATAAACTTAGAAGATTTTAAAGGTCAAAAAGTATTGTTGTTATTTTTTCCGCAAGCGTTTACCGGCGTTTGTACAAAAGAAATGTGTGCGACGAGAGATGGTCTTGGTGCCTATGAAGATTTAGATGCTAAAGTGCTTGCAATTTCTGTGGATTCCGTAAATACACTTGCAAAATTTAAAGAAGTTGAAAAACTAAATTTCTCTTTGCTATCTGATTTTAATAAAGAAGTGATTGAAATGTATGGCTGTGTGCATGAAACTTTTAATCCGGGAATGAAAGGTGTTGCTAAAAGATCTGAATTTGTTATAGATCGTGAAGGAATTGTGCGCTATGCGAATGTGAAAGATTCACCTGCTGATTTTCCTGATTTTGATAAAATTAAAGAAGTATTAAAGTCCATCGATTAA
- a CDS encoding NUDIX domain-containing protein, whose amino-acid sequence MFTIRVYGLWLHNNSVLLSNESVKGVQVIKFPGGGLEFGEGTIDCLKREFIEELGLKIRVLRHLYTTDFFVQSFLNDQQQVISIYYLIEAEEISNDGYKNLPFNAENNQSFLWKRWDELQEKDLNFPIDKEILRRIKFGEIQI is encoded by the coding sequence GTGTTCACCATTCGGGTATATGGACTTTGGCTGCACAACAATAGTGTTTTACTATCTAATGAATCAGTTAAAGGTGTACAAGTAATAAAATTTCCCGGAGGTGGACTTGAATTTGGTGAAGGAACAATAGATTGTTTAAAAAGAGAATTTATAGAAGAACTCGGATTAAAAATCCGGGTTCTTCGTCATTTATATACCACCGATTTTTTTGTGCAATCTTTTTTAAATGATCAACAGCAAGTAATTAGTATATATTATTTGATTGAAGCGGAAGAGATATCAAACGACGGTTATAAAAATCTCCCTTTCAATGCAGAAAATAATCAAAGTTTTTTATGGAAACGTTGGGATGAATTACAAGAAAAGGATTTGAATTTTCCAATTGATAAAGAAATATTACGTCGTATAAAATTTGGTGAAATACAGATTTAA
- a CDS encoding ABC transporter substrate-binding protein: MSKYLIKVLFAVLALSVCCLQSCKRESDAAEKTVFNLNLSNPVTSLDPAFASDQPNSWAVNQMFNGLVQLDSGLQVIPCIAKSWTLSADEKTYTFNLRNDVFFHDNICFENNKGRRVTAEDFVFSFNRLLDPKTAARGNWVFQNIVNSNQPFIAVNDSTLAVNLIHPFSPFLQRLCIPYCSVVPKEGIEKYGKDFRSNPVGTGPFMLIKWKEGDLLIMHKNPNYFETDLKGEPLPYLDAINFQFISNKSTEFLKFMNGELDFVSDIDVSLQRSVLTGDGQLQEQYAKQFQLLKGPYLNVEYLTILMDSTAAIMQMNPLTIQKIRQAINYAINRKEIILFLRNGRGIPAEDGIVPPSLYHQYFYEHFGYNYNPSKAIQLFKEAGFENGIGLPEIMLHTTDQYQDIAVFIKEKLEHIGIAIRIETVDPRILREMRVNRQSAFFRGSWIADYGDAESFLQLFYSKSGAPPNYARYSNPKFDLLFEQAVAETDLNKRNLLYRSMDSVMMQDAPIVPLYYDEVYRFVKPGITGMEPDALNMLNLKQVKKTIEH, translated from the coding sequence TTGTCTAAGTATTTAATAAAAGTACTGTTCGCAGTTCTTGCACTCAGTGTTTGTTGTTTGCAATCCTGTAAACGTGAAAGTGATGCAGCAGAGAAGACAGTTTTTAATCTCAACCTTTCCAATCCGGTAACTTCTTTAGATCCTGCATTTGCAAGCGACCAACCAAATTCATGGGCAGTAAATCAAATGTTTAACGGATTAGTGCAATTGGATTCCGGTTTACAGGTGATTCCTTGTATTGCGAAATCATGGACATTAAGCGCTGATGAAAAAACCTACACATTTAACTTACGCAATGACGTATTTTTTCATGACAACATCTGTTTTGAAAATAATAAAGGAAGAAGAGTAACTGCTGAGGACTTTGTGTTTTCATTTAATCGTTTGTTAGATCCGAAAACAGCTGCAAGAGGCAATTGGGTGTTTCAAAATATTGTGAATAGTAATCAACCGTTTATTGCGGTGAATGATTCGACACTTGCCGTTAATTTAATTCATCCTTTCTCTCCTTTTTTACAACGATTATGTATTCCGTATTGTAGTGTTGTACCTAAAGAAGGTATTGAAAAATACGGCAAAGATTTCCGTAGTAATCCTGTGGGCACGGGTCCTTTTATGCTTATAAAATGGAAGGAAGGAGATTTATTAATTATGCATAAAAATCCAAATTATTTTGAAACAGATTTGAAAGGTGAACCACTTCCCTATCTCGATGCAATTAACTTTCAATTTATCTCCAACAAGTCAACAGAATTTTTAAAATTTATGAATGGAGAATTGGATTTTGTAAGTGATATTGATGTGAGTTTACAACGCTCTGTGTTAACAGGTGACGGACAATTGCAAGAACAATATGCCAAGCAGTTTCAATTATTAAAAGGTCCTTATTTAAATGTAGAATATCTCACAATACTTATGGACTCCACCGCTGCAATTATGCAGATGAATCCATTGACAATTCAAAAAATACGACAAGCAATTAACTATGCAATTAACCGTAAGGAAATAATTTTATTTCTGCGCAATGGAAGAGGTATTCCTGCTGAAGATGGAATAGTGCCGCCCAGTTTATATCATCAATATTTTTATGAGCATTTTGGCTATAATTATAATCCTTCAAAAGCAATTCAATTATTTAAAGAAGCAGGTTTTGAAAATGGAATTGGCTTACCTGAAATCATGTTGCATACTACAGATCAATATCAGGATATTGCTGTTTTTATAAAGGAAAAATTAGAACATATTGGTATTGCAATTCGGATAGAAACGGTGGATCCGAGAATACTTCGTGAAATGCGAGTAAACCGACAGTCTGCTTTCTTTCGTGGAAGCTGGATTGCTGATTATGGAGATGCAGAATCTTTCTTGCAATTATTTTATTCTAAATCAGGTGCACCACCAAATTATGCAAGATATAGTAATCCGAAATTTGATTTATTATTTGAGCAAGCAGTTGCTGAAACAGACTTGAACAAACGCAATCTTTTATATCGCAGTATGGATAGTGTAATGATGCAGGATGCGCCTATTGTACCACTGTATTATGATGAAGTTTACAGATTTGTAAAACCCGGTATTACAGGTATGGAACCGGATGCATTAAATATGTTGAATTTAAAACAAGTAAAAAAAACTATTGAACATTAA